In Verrucomicrobiota bacterium, the DNA window GAGCGATTCCGGGCCTGACCGGTGCCATGTTGATCGCACTGACCTTGCCTCTGACGTTTAACATGGATCCCATCAACGCCTTCATTCTGCTCATCAGCATGTATGTGGGTGCAGTTAGTGGAGGGCTGATTACAGCTACCTTGTTGCGCATGCCAGGTACTCCGGCTTCCATCATGACCACACTGGATGGTTACCCCATGGCTATGGCTGGTCGGCCGGATC includes these proteins:
- a CDS encoding tripartite tricarboxylate transporter permease; this encodes MEAFQSASVYLFSTQGILLVVIGTVLGITMGAIPGLTGAMLIALTLPLTFNMDPINAFILLISMYVGAVSGGLITATLLRMPGTPASIMTTLDGYPMAMAGRPD